A DNA window from Anaerocolumna sp. AGMB13020 contains the following coding sequences:
- a CDS encoding M15 family metallopeptidase: protein MKKKKTIEIFRSGNKLFLSCSLLIILLIMSMDIHSSSAASESSEAAAEGLLTKSSLNALPAGTVINTSQVKGGINTGFYSSQINKAVKKRITGNSYKEDKEIPLSDLRYIRVLYYGFDKKTHIGELIVNKSVSKDILVIFKELYKANYPIEKMVLIDEYDAEDEASMEDNNTSAFNYRTIAGSKTLSKHAMGLAVDINPLYNPCVEKINGKTVVAPASGKKYTDRSLTNKYYIKKNDICYKAFTKRGFTWGGSWNSLKDYQHFQKSK, encoded by the coding sequence ATGAAGAAAAAGAAAACAATCGAAATATTTCGTTCCGGAAATAAGCTGTTTTTAAGCTGTTCGCTGCTTATAATACTACTTATTATGTCTATGGACATCCATTCCTCTTCCGCCGCCTCGGAAAGCTCAGAAGCCGCTGCTGAGGGCCTGCTGACCAAAAGCTCTCTAAATGCCTTACCGGCAGGAACAGTAATTAATACTTCACAGGTGAAAGGTGGTATTAATACCGGCTTTTACTCAAGTCAGATCAATAAGGCAGTAAAGAAACGTATTACCGGGAATTCCTATAAAGAAGATAAAGAGATTCCCTTGTCAGATCTGAGATATATCAGGGTTTTGTATTATGGCTTTGATAAGAAGACACATATTGGAGAGCTTATTGTAAATAAGTCTGTTTCAAAGGATATACTGGTAATTTTTAAGGAGCTTTACAAAGCCAATTATCCCATTGAAAAAATGGTATTAATTGATGAATATGATGCAGAGGATGAAGCTTCCATGGAAGATAACAATACCTCTGCCTTTAATTACCGTACCATTGCCGGCTCAAAGACGCTTTCCAAACATGCTATGGGTCTTGCAGTGGATATTAATCCGCTATACAATCCCTGTGTTGAGAAAATAAACGGCAAGACTGTAGTAGCACCAGCCTCTGGAAAGAAATATACAGACAGAAGCCTTACCAATAAATATTATATCAAGAAAAATGATATCTGCTACAAAGCCTTTACCAAAAGGGGCTTTACCTGGGGTGGTTCCTGGAATTCCTTAAAGGATTATCAGCATTTTCAGAAAAGTAAATAA